The genomic DNA ctaaaatgaactaatagtacatagtatgtagtatatactcattaagtatgtagtatacagtatgttagtatgagtattcaaaCACAGCTCTTGTCTTTTCCCCCAGTCTCTACTGAGCAGCAGCTACAACCACTTCTCAGCCATCTACTATCTATTgttggagagggacagggagcaCCGGGCCTTGCAGCTCAGTCGCCAGTGTGGACCCTGGACCCAGAAACCCAGGGACACTTCCGACTCCGGTACCCCAGAGGTCATCATGGAGGACAGCTTCAGAACTTCGGCCTACCCCATTCAGTGCAAGACCACCCCTCCCATGCAACCAGAGATGGAATATGACCACGGTGCATTGTTCCAACGTGTGGCGTTCCCCGGGGAAGCCAGTCTGAACCGCCTGCTGTGTAACCACTCCATCTCCCCCAACAGCCTGCTGGAGACCAGCATCAGTGAGGAGGTCACACACACCTGCTCACCCCTCGTCCTGCCCACCACCAACTCCCGGCGACACACCCTGGCCGAGGTCTCCCCTCACTTCTACCAGTGCAACCCCCCCTGCATCGTGGTCAGCCTCTCCGATGGTGCATCGTCTGACAGCTGTTTGAAGTCCTTGTCCACCCCCAACCCTGCCCTGCGCCCTCCTGTGGGGGGGCTGTCAGCCATGACAGCCTCTGGGACTGGCCCCAGGGCGCTGATCTCTGCCGGTACccagctggccctctcctctcatctcctcccccagGCCCAAGCTTCCAGCTTCCAGGAGGGCCGCAGAGCCTCTGACACCTCCCTAACACAAGGTATGGAGAATGTTAGTTTATAAccattacatacagtatgtatcattCACATAATCACTACAAGGAAATGTATCAGGCCCAACAGAATTTAACCCATCCCCTCTCTGTGCGCCTCCCCAGGTCTGAAAGCCTTCCGCCAACAGCTGAGGAAGAACACTCGCACTAAGGGTCTTCTGGGTCTGAATAAGATCAATGGTCTGGCAAGGCAGATCTGCCCTCTGACCTCCGACCACAGTAGCCGTGGCAGCCGGGGATCAATAGGTCCCACCATCAATGAGCACCGCAGCATGCTAGAGGAAGTTCTGCAACAGCAAAGGTAAgatggagacacacacagagacacacacacccgcacataAATATAATCACAACCACATAGTCACAGTAAGTGAAATTCTAacccctcctctccgtctctatTTACAGAATGCTCCAGATCCAGCACCAGCCCCAGGCTCCTCAGTCAGCATCTACCCAGAACCCTCTGCTCTTCCTGTCCCAGCAGCAGCCCCCCTCCCCCACATCCGTTTACGCCACCTCAACCCTGTTTGACACCTCcgcctcctccctcccccagggGGAACATCAACACCCCCTTTCCCCACACCAGAGTCTCCTGTCTCTCCAGCACGCCTTCTGGCAGCAGCCTTTGGagtcatcttcctcctcctatggctcctcttcctcctgctcctcatcaTCCTCCTACTGCGCCGCCTCCACCTTCCTCTCCCCTGTGGCCTCCGCTGCTTACCTCCTCGAGGCTCACCTTCACATCAGCCAGCAACCCAGCCTCCATCCCCAGACCAACCTACACTACCAACCCCAGGCCCAGAGCCAGGCCTTCACCCAGGGCCCCTTACCCCTTGTGGCCAGGCAGGGGATGTGGAGCCTGGATTCAGCCTCCGGAAAAGAGTCAGAGATGCAGGAGCTGAGTCTGGGTGGGCAGCTGAGCAGCTGTGTGATGGTGAAGT from Oncorhynchus keta strain PuntledgeMale-10-30-2019 chromosome 7, Oket_V2, whole genome shotgun sequence includes the following:
- the LOC118385822 gene encoding serine/threonine-protein kinase SIK2-like codes for the protein MVIVTERSPGSQPNHTHGRPLQVGFYEIIRTLGKGNFAVVKLARHKVTKTQVAIKIIDKTRLNPSNLEKIYREVQIMKLLNHPHIIKLYQVMETKDMLYIVTEYAKNGEMFDYLTSNGRMSEDEARKKFWQILMAVDYCHRHHIVHRDLKTENLLLDTNMNIKLADFGFGNFYNSGEPLSTWCGSPPYAAPEVFEGKEYEGPQLDIWSLGVVLYVLVCGSLPFDGPSLPALRQRVTEGRFRIPFYMSQDCENLIRKMLVVDPTKRISMAQIKQHRWMLADPTAPNQTLSMALPLTDYNSNLGDYSEPVLGIMQSLGIDRQRTIESLLSSSYNHFSAIYYLLLERDREHRALQLSRQCGPWTQKPRDTSDSGTPEVIMEDSFRTSAYPIQCKTTPPMQPEMEYDHGALFQRVAFPGEASLNRLLCNHSISPNSLLETSISEEVTHTCSPLVLPTTNSRRHTLAEVSPHFYQCNPPCIVVSLSDGASSDSCLKSLSTPNPALRPPVGGLSAMTASGTGPRALISAGTQLALSSHLLPQAQASSFQEGRRASDTSLTQGLKAFRQQLRKNTRTKGLLGLNKINGLARQICPLTSDHSSRGSRGSIGPTINEHRSMLEEVLQQQRMLQIQHQPQAPQSASTQNPLLFLSQQQPPSPTSVYATSTLFDTSASSLPQGEHQHPLSPHQSLLSLQHAFWQQPLESSSSSYGSSSSCSSSSSYCAASTFLSPVASAAYLLEAHLHISQQPSLHPQTNLHYQPQAQSQAFTQGPLPLVARQGMWSLDSASGKESEMQELSLGGQLSSCVMVK